A stretch of the Musa acuminata AAA Group cultivar baxijiao chromosome BXJ2-7, Cavendish_Baxijiao_AAA, whole genome shotgun sequence genome encodes the following:
- the LOC103991868 gene encoding transcription repressor OFP14-like: MGRKKATERSRYGSFARLSKPLSKPSICLWLLSGRKCLINTSSDSENDRTAAAINFDDDEEDICRAYYISKPTDISPRLTWPPPHVIRASERFFVPPTAASSLVEEVRVSAASSSTSQSDMVSVDSTAVITFSKDPCHDFLISMQEMMEAHNAVGADDQLDWEFMEQLLLCYLELNEQSVHKDILRAFTDLTAAFRRVML; this comes from the coding sequence aTGGGAAGGAAGAAAGCTACCGAGAGATCTCGTTACGGCTCTTTCGCCAGACTAAGTAAGCCGCTATCCAAGCCTTCGATCTGCCTGTGGCTCTTGTCAGGCAGAAAGTGCTTAATCAACACGTCCTCCGACAGCGAGAACGACCGGACTGCCGCCGCCATAAACTTTGACGACGACGAGGAGGACATCTGCCGAGCCTACTACATCTCCAAGCCCACCGACATCTCGCCGCGGTTGACCTGGCCGCCGCCGCACGTCATCCGTGCTTCCGAGCGTTTCTTCGTGCCCCCCACCGCGGCCAGCTCCCTCGTGGAGGAAGTCCGGGTTAGCGCCGCCTCCAGCTCCACCAGTCAATCCGACATGGTCAGCGTCGACAGCACCGCAGTCATCACGTTCTCCAAGGATCCCTGCCATGATTTCCTGATATCAATGCAGGAGATGATGGAGGCGCACAATGCGGTGGGCGCGGATGACCAGTTGGATTGGGAGTTTATGGAGCAGCTTCTCCTCTGCTATCTGGAGCTCAACGAACAGAGCGTCCACAAGGACATTCTCAGGGCCTTCACCGATCTGACCGCGGCTTTTCGTCGCGTGATGCTGTAG
- the LOC135617154 gene encoding probable WRKY transcription factor 57, whose translation MFPSTSKGVMNQGLVENPEIMATSHMGFNLQASHLPLTFSPYSLSKTCTVGGEDAVSRLRGNLPSLPPDHGNDGSGRLGQSPTQRSSSDLWSRTGDRAASDKGSSVAAGEYYSNNKNGPAANNIIIDGLSVGAMRMKKVKVRRKVREPRFCFKTMSEVDVLDDGYKWRKYGQKVVKNTQHPRSYYRCTQENCRVKKRIERMAEDPRMVITTYEGRHVHSPSHAEEESQPSSEVTLFW comes from the exons ATGTTCCCATCCACTTCCAAGGGGGTGATGAACCAAGGTCTGGTGGAGAATCCAGAGATAATGGCGACTTCTCATATGGGTTTCAACCTCCAGGCCTCACATCTTCCTCTGACCTTCTCTCCCTACTCTCTCAGCAAGACTTGCACTGTGGGAGGAGAAGATGCTGTCTCTCGCTTGAGGGGAAACCTACCCTCCTTGCCACCGGATCATGGAAACGATGGCTCAGGTCGTCTTGGGCAGTCACCGACACAAAGATCAAGTAGTGATCTATG GTCACGCACTGGAGATAGGGCAGCCAGCGACAAAGGATCATCTGTGGCTGCAGGCGAGTATTACAGTAACAACAAGAACGGTCCTGCTGCCAACAACATCATCATCGACGGTCTATCTGTTGGTGCTATGAGGATGAAGAAAGTTAAGGTGAGGAGGAAGGTGAGGGAACCAAGGTTTTGTTTCAAGACCATGAGCGAGGTGGATGTCCTAGATGATGGCTACAAGTGGAGAAAGTACGGGCAGAAGGTTGTGAAGAATACCCAGCATCCAAG GAGCTACTACCGGTGTACACAAGAGAACTGCCGGGTCAAGAAACGGATCGAACGGATGGCAGAAGATCCGCGCATGGTGATCACCACATACGAGGGCAGGCACGTGCATTCTCCATCGCATGCGGAGGAGGAGTCCCAACCTTCGTCGGAGGTCACTCTCTTCTGGTAG